The following proteins come from a genomic window of Catenulispora sp. GP43:
- a CDS encoding Gfo/Idh/MocA family protein produces MSGFATITTPGPLRAVIVGAGFMGRNWAREIARQPDTELVGWVDLDEAALREAVKEAGSDVPENLAIGTDLAALLADLAPDIVFNSSPPAAHRTVTTAALEDGCAVLSEKPMAMSLAEARDLCAVSERTGRLLAVTQDRRQLSGTRALKEAARRLAPLTRLEIDFRLPHRAGPYVHLWDEPLLREMAIHLFDAARAVTGADARSVFCTAYRTPWSWYPGNDSAEALFQMDGGLHFAFTGCWTARSGFTSWTGRWYLEGAGGSAVWDGVGAPVLTPARQEGQPEPPSETLPVEPQSPEFPGLAEVLAGFVRALRTGEAPDGECHDNLRSLAMVEAAVASSQYAQPVVVEN; encoded by the coding sequence ATGAGCGGATTCGCGACGATCACGACGCCCGGACCGCTGCGCGCGGTCATCGTCGGCGCCGGGTTCATGGGCCGCAACTGGGCCCGGGAGATCGCCCGGCAGCCCGACACGGAGCTGGTCGGCTGGGTGGACCTGGACGAGGCGGCGCTGCGGGAGGCGGTGAAGGAGGCCGGCTCCGATGTCCCGGAGAACCTCGCGATCGGCACCGACCTGGCCGCGCTTCTCGCAGACCTGGCCCCGGACATCGTCTTCAACAGCTCTCCGCCGGCCGCGCACCGCACCGTGACCACCGCAGCCCTCGAAGACGGCTGTGCGGTCCTGTCTGAGAAGCCGATGGCCATGAGCTTGGCCGAGGCCCGCGACCTGTGCGCGGTCTCCGAACGGACCGGCCGCCTGCTCGCCGTCACCCAGGACCGCCGCCAACTGTCCGGCACCCGCGCCCTGAAGGAGGCGGCCCGCCGCCTGGCCCCGCTCACCCGCTTGGAGATCGACTTCCGCCTGCCGCACCGTGCCGGACCTTACGTCCACCTCTGGGACGAGCCGCTGCTGCGCGAGATGGCGATCCATCTGTTCGACGCGGCGCGCGCGGTCACCGGCGCCGACGCTCGGTCGGTGTTCTGCACCGCCTACCGCACCCCGTGGTCCTGGTACCCCGGCAACGACTCCGCCGAGGCCCTGTTCCAGATGGACGGGGGCCTGCACTTCGCCTTCACCGGCTGCTGGACCGCGCGCTCGGGCTTCACGTCCTGGACCGGCCGCTGGTACCTGGAGGGCGCCGGCGGCTCGGCGGTCTGGGACGGCGTCGGCGCGCCGGTGCTCACCCCGGCGCGCCAAGAGGGGCAGCCCGAGCCGCCCTCCGAGACGCTGCCGGTCGAACCGCAGTCCCCTGAGTTCCCAGGTCTGGCCGAGGTGCTCGCCGGATTCGTCCGCGCCCTGCGCACCGGCGAGGCGCCGGACGGCGAGTGCCACGACAACCTCCGCAGCCTGGCCATGGTCGAGGCCGCCGTCGCCTCGTCGCAGTACGCCCAACCGGTCGTCGTCGAGAACTGA
- a CDS encoding ThuA domain-containing protein, with the protein MGEAGVELMRVLVFNENHHELTRPEIAERYPLGIHGTVAAALAERLGPASGTAIRTATQDQPGYGLTAAAVEDTDVLVWWSHLLHAEMDDATVARIRRRVLDGMGLVVLHSGAGSKLFTSLLGTSADRRWRHGDDRHLVWTVKPGHPIAAGIPQPLVIPHDEMYGEPFDVPDPDELVFVSSFTGGEVFRSGLCYTRGAGRIFYFGAGDQECPVYHQKEVQDVIANAVRWAAPTGPIAKHFVDEPSPVGWWDR; encoded by the coding sequence GTGGGCGAAGCAGGCGTCGAGCTGATGCGCGTCCTGGTCTTCAACGAGAACCACCACGAACTCACCCGCCCCGAGATCGCCGAACGCTATCCGCTCGGCATCCACGGCACCGTCGCGGCGGCCCTGGCCGAAAGGCTGGGCCCCGCCTCGGGTACAGCCATCAGAACCGCGACCCAGGACCAGCCCGGCTACGGCCTGACCGCGGCGGCCGTGGAGGACACCGACGTCCTCGTCTGGTGGAGCCATCTGCTGCACGCCGAGATGGACGACGCGACCGTCGCCCGGATCCGCCGCCGCGTCCTGGACGGCATGGGGCTGGTGGTCCTGCACTCCGGCGCCGGCTCCAAGCTGTTCACCTCCCTGCTGGGCACCAGCGCGGACCGCCGCTGGCGGCACGGCGACGACCGGCACCTGGTGTGGACCGTCAAGCCCGGCCACCCGATCGCCGCCGGCATCCCGCAGCCGCTGGTGATCCCGCACGACGAGATGTATGGCGAGCCCTTCGACGTCCCGGACCCGGACGAGCTGGTGTTCGTGTCCTCGTTCACCGGCGGCGAGGTGTTCCGCAGCGGCCTGTGCTACACCCGCGGCGCCGGCCGGATCTTCTACTTCGGCGCCGGCGACCAGGAGTGCCCGGTGTACCACCAGAAGGAGGTGCAGGACGTGATCGCCAACGCCGTGCGCTGGGCCGCGCCGACCGGGCCGATCGCCAAGCATTTCGTGGACGAGCCGTCGCCGGTCGGGTGGTGGGACCGATGA
- a CDS encoding ABC transporter substrate-binding protein — protein MFIRRYLAPTSAKALVALIAGAALALSACSAAGGNSGSSSGSGGGGDNTITFLTFETPNLTPAYWDAAIKRVTDQYPGMKVKRLVSPTADRTSYAKQLKASGQFPDVMIAVTPTGFAQAGDLYAWQPGELTNFEVPDGGAIGGKVYQLPANTQTIPMVYYRKSMFAKAGITGTPTTYQQLLDDSARLKAAGLLPFQVGGGSDAFAAVLPLSATVATQVYRQDPNWLVERHTDKVKFSDPDFVDALQRVGDLAAKGYIDRSGLSRNYADSQKAFLDGSGAMYPMGVWFASAADASPIKDDIGVFAWPTDDGKLVMPAYTGGGLEVSAHAKNLDLAKKFALAFQLDKSNLDNNVLSDALFPAIKGYTPPATTGPVFKESYQLYQQAQTQGTVVKAFSWEAGDDALLPGMVDVVYGAVEDVMLGKKSAKDAASYLDSEWAKQASS, from the coding sequence ATGTTCATACGTCGATACCTGGCACCGACTTCGGCCAAGGCTCTGGTCGCGCTCATAGCCGGCGCCGCTCTGGCCCTGTCCGCCTGCTCCGCGGCCGGCGGGAACTCGGGATCCAGTTCCGGCAGCGGTGGCGGCGGCGACAACACGATCACGTTCCTGACCTTCGAGACCCCGAACCTCACCCCGGCCTACTGGGACGCGGCCATCAAGCGCGTCACCGACCAGTACCCGGGCATGAAGGTCAAGCGCCTGGTGTCCCCGACCGCCGACCGCACCAGTTACGCCAAGCAGCTCAAGGCCTCCGGCCAGTTCCCCGACGTGATGATCGCGGTCACGCCGACCGGCTTCGCCCAGGCCGGCGACCTGTACGCCTGGCAGCCCGGTGAGCTGACGAACTTCGAGGTCCCCGACGGCGGCGCCATCGGCGGCAAGGTCTATCAGCTTCCTGCGAACACCCAGACCATCCCGATGGTCTACTACCGCAAGTCGATGTTCGCCAAGGCCGGCATCACCGGCACGCCGACCACCTACCAGCAGCTGCTCGACGACTCGGCCAGGCTCAAGGCCGCGGGCCTGCTGCCGTTCCAGGTCGGCGGCGGCTCCGACGCCTTCGCCGCGGTGCTGCCGCTGTCGGCCACCGTCGCCACCCAGGTGTACCGCCAGGACCCGAACTGGCTGGTCGAGCGGCACACCGACAAGGTGAAGTTCTCCGACCCGGACTTCGTCGACGCCCTGCAGCGGGTCGGCGACCTGGCCGCCAAGGGCTACATCGACCGCTCCGGCCTGTCCCGGAACTACGCCGACAGCCAGAAGGCGTTCCTGGACGGCAGCGGCGCGATGTACCCGATGGGCGTGTGGTTCGCCTCGGCCGCCGACGCCAGCCCGATCAAGGACGACATCGGCGTGTTCGCCTGGCCCACCGACGACGGCAAGCTCGTCATGCCCGCCTACACCGGCGGCGGCCTGGAGGTCAGCGCGCACGCCAAGAACCTGGACCTGGCCAAGAAGTTCGCTCTGGCCTTCCAACTGGACAAATCGAACCTGGACAACAACGTCCTCAGCGACGCGCTCTTCCCGGCGATCAAGGGCTACACGCCGCCGGCCACGACCGGCCCGGTGTTCAAGGAGTCCTACCAGCTGTACCAGCAGGCGCAGACGCAGGGCACGGTCGTGAAGGCCTTCAGCTGGGAGGCCGGCGACGACGCGCTGCTGCCGGGGATGGTCGACGTGGTCTACGGCGCGGTCGAGGACGTGATGCTCGGCAAGAAGTCCGCCAAGGACGCCGCGTCGTATCTGGACTCCGAGTGGGCGAAGCAGGCGTCGAGCTGA
- a CDS encoding LacI family DNA-binding transcriptional regulator has product MNVSPESRVKRATIEDVARLAGVSRQTVSRAVNDKAEIDAETKRRVLDAARSLNYRPSRFARGLIRQDTTTLGLIISDIGNPFFPELASGVLRAAQERDWQVVLYDTGEDPEREVLALSTLADQADVGAGFLTTPKVFAHAVRLGVPFAVLDPGWDAGHAPGVGIDIAAGVRLAVEHLATAGHRRIGMIDGAADPRDKRRTSFLAVARELGLDATEDDVESAPRTVEGGAAAARSLHARRPELTAAFAYNDVLAVGAVRGLKAAGLRVPEDFAVVGFDGLPLGELVEPPITSVYVDIRRMGELAVAAAAELLAGRTPEPVVVRPELRVRGSA; this is encoded by the coding sequence TTGAACGTTTCCCCGGAGTCCCGGGTCAAACGCGCGACCATCGAGGACGTGGCCAGGCTGGCCGGGGTGTCGCGGCAGACCGTGTCGCGGGCGGTCAACGACAAGGCGGAGATCGACGCCGAGACCAAGCGGCGGGTGCTGGACGCCGCGCGCAGCCTGAACTACCGGCCGAGCCGGTTCGCGCGGGGCCTGATCCGGCAGGACACCACCACGCTCGGGCTGATCATCTCCGACATCGGCAACCCGTTCTTCCCCGAGCTGGCCTCCGGCGTGCTGCGGGCCGCGCAGGAACGGGACTGGCAGGTCGTGCTCTACGACACCGGCGAGGACCCGGAGCGGGAGGTGCTGGCGCTGTCGACGCTGGCCGACCAGGCCGACGTCGGCGCCGGGTTCCTCACCACGCCGAAGGTCTTCGCGCACGCGGTGCGGCTCGGCGTGCCGTTCGCCGTCCTGGACCCCGGTTGGGACGCCGGGCACGCCCCGGGCGTCGGCATCGACATCGCGGCCGGCGTGCGGCTGGCGGTGGAGCACCTCGCCACGGCCGGGCATCGGCGGATCGGGATGATCGACGGCGCGGCCGATCCGCGCGACAAGCGGCGGACCAGCTTCCTGGCGGTCGCGCGGGAACTGGGCCTGGACGCCACCGAGGACGACGTCGAGAGCGCGCCGCGCACCGTCGAGGGCGGCGCCGCGGCGGCCCGGTCGCTCCACGCCCGCCGTCCGGAGCTCACCGCCGCGTTCGCCTACAACGACGTCCTCGCCGTCGGCGCGGTGCGCGGCCTGAAAGCCGCGGGGCTCCGGGTGCCCGAGGACTTCGCGGTCGTCGGCTTCGACGGCCTGCCGCTGGGGGAGCTGGTCGAGCCGCCGATCACCTCCGTGTACGTGGACATCCGGCGGATGGGCGAACTCGCCGTCGCCGCGGCGGCCGAACTGCTGGCCGGGCGCACGCCGGAGCCGGTCGTGGTCCGCCCCGAGCTGCGGGTGCGCGGCTCGGCCTGA
- the recQ gene encoding DNA helicase RecQ, which translates to MAPHETTQTVTDADDVLRRVFGYDSFRGAQQKIVEHVIGGGDALVLMATGGGKSLCYQIPALVRPGVGVVVSPLIALMQDQVDALTAVGVRAGFLNSTQDPDQRRFVEQMFLAGELDLLYLAPERLRSESTLQLLDRGKISLFAIDEAHCVSQWGHDFRPDYLGLSMLHERWPDVPRIALTATATQATHREIAERLNLGGAKHFVAGFDRPNIQYRIVPKSEPNKQLLDLLRTEHAGDAGIVYCLSRASTEKTAQFLANNGIAALPYHAGLDAGTRANAQSRFLREDGLVIVATIAFGMGIDKPDVRFVAHLDLPKSVEGYYQETGRAGRDGLPSTAWLAYGLQDVVQQRKMIASSDGDDAYRRQLTAHLDAMLALCETIECRRVQLLNYFGQPGEPCGNCDTCLNPPQSWDGTVAAQKLLSTVYRLKSERRQRFGAGQSIDILLGRQTPKVTQFSHDQLSVFGIGTDLSEPEWRGVVRQLLAQGLLMVEGDYSTLALTQDSGAVLRGDRKVLMRREPEKPARAAKASRSSSAAVEELGEEARPIFEKLRAWRGATAKEQGVPAYVIFHDATLRQIATQAPTSLRQLGTINGVGENKLAKYGQPILDALAEALDRPGSSEGAETAGTAGTAGSAERPERPAPEEPPAELDFEEPPEEDYPDEYYAE; encoded by the coding sequence ATGGCTCCCCACGAAACGACGCAAACGGTGACCGACGCGGACGACGTCCTGCGGCGGGTCTTCGGCTACGACTCGTTCCGTGGTGCGCAACAGAAGATCGTGGAGCACGTCATCGGCGGCGGCGACGCGCTGGTGCTGATGGCCACCGGCGGCGGCAAGTCGCTGTGCTACCAGATCCCGGCGCTGGTGCGGCCGGGGGTCGGGGTGGTGGTCTCGCCGCTGATCGCCTTGATGCAGGACCAGGTCGACGCGCTGACCGCGGTCGGGGTGCGGGCCGGGTTCCTGAACTCCACGCAGGACCCCGACCAGCGCCGGTTCGTGGAGCAGATGTTCCTCGCCGGCGAGCTGGACCTGCTCTACCTCGCGCCGGAGCGGCTGCGCTCGGAGTCGACCCTGCAGCTGCTGGACCGCGGCAAGATCTCACTGTTCGCGATCGACGAGGCACACTGCGTCTCGCAGTGGGGCCACGACTTCCGGCCCGACTACCTGGGCCTGTCGATGCTGCACGAGCGGTGGCCGGACGTGCCGCGCATCGCGCTCACCGCGACCGCCACCCAGGCCACGCACCGGGAGATCGCCGAGCGCCTGAACCTGGGCGGCGCCAAGCACTTCGTCGCCGGCTTCGACCGGCCGAACATCCAGTACCGCATCGTGCCGAAGTCCGAGCCGAACAAGCAGCTGCTGGACCTGCTGCGGACCGAGCACGCCGGGGACGCGGGCATCGTCTACTGCCTGTCGCGCGCCTCGACCGAGAAGACCGCGCAGTTCCTGGCGAACAACGGCATCGCGGCGCTCCCGTACCATGCCGGCCTGGACGCCGGGACGCGTGCGAACGCGCAGTCCCGCTTCCTGCGCGAGGACGGCCTGGTCATCGTCGCGACCATCGCCTTCGGCATGGGCATCGACAAGCCGGACGTCCGCTTCGTGGCGCACCTGGACCTGCCGAAGTCGGTCGAGGGCTACTACCAGGAGACCGGCCGCGCCGGCCGCGACGGCCTGCCCTCGACCGCGTGGCTGGCCTACGGCCTGCAGGACGTCGTCCAGCAGCGCAAGATGATCGCCTCCTCGGACGGCGACGACGCCTACCGCCGCCAGCTCACCGCGCACCTGGACGCCATGCTCGCGCTGTGCGAGACCATCGAGTGCCGCCGGGTCCAGCTGCTGAACTACTTCGGCCAGCCCGGCGAACCCTGCGGCAACTGCGACACCTGCCTGAACCCGCCGCAGTCCTGGGACGGCACGGTCGCCGCGCAGAAGCTGCTGTCCACGGTCTACCGCCTCAAGAGCGAGCGGCGGCAGCGCTTCGGCGCCGGCCAGTCCATCGACATCCTGCTGGGCAGGCAGACGCCGAAGGTCACGCAGTTCAGCCACGACCAGCTGAGCGTGTTCGGCATCGGCACCGACCTGTCCGAGCCCGAGTGGCGCGGCGTGGTGCGGCAGCTGCTGGCACAGGGCCTGCTGATGGTCGAGGGCGACTACAGCACGCTGGCGCTGACCCAGGACAGCGGCGCGGTGCTGCGCGGCGATCGCAAGGTACTGATGCGGCGGGAGCCGGAGAAGCCGGCGCGCGCGGCGAAGGCGAGCCGGTCGTCGTCGGCCGCGGTCGAGGAGCTGGGCGAGGAGGCCCGGCCGATCTTCGAGAAGCTGCGCGCGTGGCGCGGCGCGACGGCCAAGGAGCAGGGCGTCCCGGCGTACGTCATCTTCCACGACGCGACGCTGCGCCAGATCGCCACGCAGGCCCCGACCTCGCTGCGGCAGCTCGGCACCATCAACGGGGTCGGGGAGAACAAGCTCGCCAAGTACGGGCAGCCGATCCTGGACGCGCTCGCCGAGGCCCTCGACCGGCCGGGGAGCTCGGAAGGCGCGGAAACTGCGGGAACTGCGGGAACTGCGGGAAGCGCGGAGCGCCCGGAGCGCCCCGCGCCTGAAGAGCCGCCTGCCGAGCTCGACTTCGAGGAGCCTCCGGAGGAGGACTACCCCGATGAGTACTACGCCGAGTGA
- a CDS encoding glycoside hydrolase produces MRRRTFLAASATTAATAAAFTTLGVSDANADYTTTVDPGTSWGTWEGWGTSLAWWAKAFGNRDDIADIFFTLNSAPYNGGTLPGLGLNIVRYNAGACSWNSIGGATMVKGAAVQSTRQMEGYWLDWYSQDPASSSWNWYVDAPQRNMLWKARDRGVNHFELFSNSPMWWMCYNHNPSGSADGTSDNLQSWNYQQHAVYLATIAKYAHDNWGFQFTSVEAFNEPISGWWKADSSSQEGCHFDVSTQATVINYLRAELNSRGLNGTPVAASDENTYDEATATWQGLGGTAQGNVGKINTHGYQYGGGRRDLLYDAAKSAGKVLWNSEYGEGDASGMSLASNLNLDLTWLHPTAWVYWQVLDGGGWGAIQCDEAAGTTGAVNPKYYVLAQFTRHIRPGMRIIDSGDHNSVAAYDPVNHKLVIVCTNYGTAQWINFDLSKFTTVTGSGGNGLVGRWATQTAGGDAYTYHADTFLHGKVFWSWFTTDTVQSFEIDGVYL; encoded by the coding sequence ATGCGCCGACGTACCTTCCTCGCCGCCTCCGCGACGACCGCCGCCACCGCCGCGGCGTTCACCACCCTCGGGGTGTCCGACGCCAACGCCGACTACACCACCACGGTCGATCCGGGGACCTCCTGGGGCACGTGGGAGGGCTGGGGCACCTCCCTGGCCTGGTGGGCCAAGGCCTTCGGGAACCGCGACGACATCGCGGACATCTTCTTCACCCTCAACTCCGCCCCCTACAACGGCGGCACGCTGCCGGGCCTCGGCCTGAACATCGTGCGCTACAACGCCGGCGCCTGCAGTTGGAACTCCATCGGGGGCGCGACGATGGTCAAGGGCGCGGCCGTGCAGTCCACCCGGCAGATGGAGGGCTACTGGCTGGACTGGTACTCCCAGGACCCGGCCTCCTCCAGCTGGAACTGGTACGTCGACGCCCCGCAGCGGAACATGCTCTGGAAGGCCCGCGACCGCGGCGTCAACCACTTCGAGCTGTTCTCCAACTCGCCGATGTGGTGGATGTGCTACAACCACAACCCCTCGGGGTCGGCGGACGGGACCTCGGACAACCTCCAGTCCTGGAACTACCAGCAGCACGCCGTCTACCTCGCGACCATCGCCAAGTACGCGCACGACAACTGGGGCTTCCAGTTCACCTCCGTCGAGGCCTTCAACGAGCCGATCTCCGGCTGGTGGAAGGCCGACAGCAGCTCGCAGGAGGGCTGCCACTTCGACGTCTCGACCCAGGCCACCGTCATCAACTATCTGCGCGCCGAACTCAACAGCCGCGGCCTGAACGGCACCCCGGTCGCCGCCTCCGACGAGAACACCTACGACGAGGCCACCGCGACCTGGCAGGGGCTCGGCGGCACCGCGCAGGGCAACGTCGGGAAGATCAACACCCACGGCTACCAGTACGGCGGCGGCCGCCGCGACCTGCTCTACGACGCCGCCAAGTCGGCCGGCAAGGTGCTCTGGAACTCCGAGTACGGCGAGGGCGACGCCTCCGGCATGTCGCTGGCGAGCAACCTGAACCTGGACCTCACCTGGCTGCATCCGACGGCCTGGGTCTACTGGCAGGTGCTCGACGGCGGCGGCTGGGGCGCCATCCAGTGCGACGAGGCCGCCGGCACCACCGGCGCGGTCAACCCCAAGTACTACGTCCTGGCCCAGTTCACCCGGCACATCCGGCCCGGCATGCGGATCATCGACAGCGGTGACCACAACTCGGTGGCCGCCTACGACCCGGTGAACCACAAGCTGGTGATCGTCTGCACCAACTACGGGACCGCGCAGTGGATCAACTTCGACCTCTCGAAGTTCACCACCGTCACCGGCTCCGGCGGGAACGGTCTGGTCGGCCGGTGGGCCACGCAGACCGCCGGCGGGGACGCGTACACGTACCACGCGGACACGTTCCTGCACGGCAAGGTGTTCTGGTCGTGGTTCACGACCGACACCGTGCAGTCGTTCGAGATCGACGGGGTCTACCTGTAG
- a CDS encoding HSP90 family protein, translated as MSTEPGHTFQVDLRGLVDLLSHHLYSSPKVYLRELMQNAVDAITARRLLDASAPSRIRIRTGVDGGIQVEDSGVGLTEADVHTFLATIGRSSKRAEDGGLDLTAARQDFIGQFGIGLLACFVVADEITVVSRSAREANAPAVEWRGRSDGTYQIRTLPAGTVAEPGTTVTLVPRADGSEWLEPNRVLRLARHFGSLLRYDVEIVDRFGDVSKVNDTPPVWDRQYGSPLARREALAGYAKSTFDFAPLDTIDLDLPLVGLKGVAFVLPTPVHPTKRSGHRVHLKGMLLSDSAQELVPDWAFFVSCVVDTTGLRPTASREALYEDETLAAVRDAIGERIREWLVGLAASDLTLLRRFIDVHHLAVKALARYDDRLLALLLPWLPFETTDGNVSLDEFARAHPVVLVTQSVEEFRQVAPIAASAGLGVVNGGYVYDRELVHRLPEVRPGVTVADLDPETVSAHLDTVDPAAELAAAAFLARARAVCDKFDTDVALRSFQPVGVPAMLVDNREARHERRRAELSADADELWAGILGSLGSSAPRAQLIVNHLNPLIRKIADIADAGLSETAIEALYGQALLLSRRPLRPADHALLNRSFIGLLEFAAAAATTSDTRGEA; from the coding sequence GTGAGCACCGAACCCGGCCACACTTTCCAGGTCGACCTGCGGGGACTGGTCGACCTGCTCTCGCACCACCTCTACTCCTCCCCGAAGGTGTATCTGCGGGAACTGATGCAGAACGCCGTGGACGCCATCACGGCGCGCCGCCTGCTGGACGCCTCGGCCCCGTCGCGGATCCGGATCCGGACCGGCGTGGACGGCGGGATCCAGGTCGAGGACTCCGGCGTCGGGCTGACCGAGGCCGACGTCCACACCTTCCTGGCCACCATCGGCCGGTCCTCCAAGCGTGCCGAGGACGGCGGCCTGGACCTGACCGCGGCGCGCCAGGACTTCATCGGCCAGTTCGGCATCGGCCTGCTGGCCTGCTTCGTGGTGGCCGACGAGATCACCGTGGTCTCGCGCAGCGCCCGCGAGGCGAACGCGCCGGCCGTGGAGTGGCGCGGCCGCAGCGACGGCACGTACCAGATCAGGACCCTGCCCGCCGGGACGGTCGCCGAGCCCGGCACCACGGTCACCCTGGTGCCGCGCGCCGACGGCAGCGAGTGGCTGGAGCCCAACCGCGTGCTGCGGCTGGCCCGGCACTTCGGCTCGCTGCTGCGCTACGACGTGGAGATCGTGGACCGGTTCGGCGACGTCAGCAAGGTCAACGACACCCCGCCGGTGTGGGACCGGCAGTACGGCTCGCCGCTGGCCCGGCGCGAGGCGCTGGCCGGGTACGCGAAGTCGACGTTCGACTTCGCCCCGCTGGACACCATCGATCTGGACCTGCCGCTGGTCGGGCTCAAGGGCGTGGCGTTCGTGCTGCCCACGCCGGTGCACCCGACGAAGCGCTCCGGGCACCGCGTCCACCTCAAGGGCATGCTGCTGTCGGACTCGGCGCAGGAGCTGGTGCCGGACTGGGCCTTCTTCGTGTCCTGCGTCGTGGACACCACCGGGCTGCGGCCGACGGCCTCGCGCGAGGCGCTGTACGAGGACGAGACGCTGGCCGCGGTGCGCGACGCGATCGGCGAGCGGATCCGCGAGTGGCTGGTGGGGCTGGCGGCCTCGGACCTGACCCTGCTGCGGCGCTTCATCGACGTGCACCACCTGGCGGTCAAGGCGCTGGCCCGCTACGACGACCGGCTGCTGGCACTGCTGCTGCCGTGGCTGCCGTTCGAGACCACCGACGGCAACGTCAGCCTGGACGAGTTCGCCCGCGCGCACCCGGTGGTGCTGGTGACGCAGAGCGTCGAGGAGTTCCGGCAGGTCGCGCCGATCGCCGCCTCGGCCGGGCTCGGCGTCGTCAACGGCGGCTACGTGTACGACAGGGAACTGGTCCACCGGCTGCCGGAGGTCCGGCCCGGGGTCACGGTCGCGGACCTGGACCCCGAGACGGTCAGCGCGCACCTGGACACCGTGGACCCGGCCGCCGAGCTGGCCGCGGCGGCGTTCCTGGCGCGGGCCCGGGCGGTCTGCGACAAGTTCGACACCGACGTGGCGCTGCGCTCGTTCCAGCCGGTCGGCGTGCCGGCCATGCTGGTCGACAACCGCGAGGCGCGGCACGAGCGGCGGCGCGCGGAGCTGTCGGCCGACGCCGACGAACTGTGGGCCGGGATCCTGGGCTCGCTCGGGTCCTCGGCGCCGCGGGCCCAGCTGATCGTCAACCATCTCAATCCCCTGATCCGCAAGATCGCGGACATCGCGGACGCCGGCCTGTCCGAGACCGCGATCGAGGCGCTGTACGGGCAGGCGCTGTTGTTGTCGCGGCGTCCGTTGCGGCCGGCCGACCACGCGTTGCTGAACCGGTCGTTCATCGGGCTGTTGGAGTTCGCGGCCGCCGCGGCCACGACCTCCGACACACGGGGTGAGGCGTGA